TTTTCGTAGCAAATTTTAGATGCTTTTCTCTAATGAAAACAGAAACACCTGCTGTTCGAGGTCCAATCACAAGCGATGAAAACACACACCCTTAAACAGCACATGAGAAGATTCCAGATCCAAACACAACAGAGATGTTCAAATCAAACAGAGCTCTTCTTTAGGTGAAACTGGCATTTACAACAACCGGAGTCACGGAAACAAAGAGAAACCACAGCACCGCAAAGTTACCGGGGGAAAAAAGTTGCAGTCAGACTCGATACAAGAACTCAGCCGACAGAGACCTAGACCGGCTACAAATAGGTCGGATGTCGGTCTCCATTATACATTACCAGACGCATATACAAGAGCTGGTTAGTCAGTTTTTTTCAGTTAGTTGCAGGACCCTTCGCCATGAGCCAGCCAGCAAACCGCTCTATAGAGTTGAGATGGTACCAAGCTGCAGCCTACTATCCCTACTAGTCTCACCAGAGTTTGGTGCATGCCGAGTACTTGAACTGAATGAAGTGCTATTAACGCGCTGGCTCACATAGGCTCAGATCCAATGTATGAAAGAAATATCTTATCCTGTTGGACAAATGATAATGCTTATATCACTGTGGTGCTACTCCACACAGCCGAGCACGGCCCGGGTTCAGTAGCGAGTCAGACATTATCCATCCCTGTGAGAAAAAATGAGAGTTGTTAGTTTGCATGCCACTGCGGTATGTGGTGGATTTGATCAGGCCATTTGCATGTTAGTAGAATAACAAGAGTGAGAGGCATAATGTTGATGATCCAAGGCAGTTAAGTCACCTGTTCTCTTGCTTTCCTCTTGAATACTCCATACGACGATGTAACAATCTTGCAAGATTCTTCAATGTGTGCTAGGAAGTCCATGTTCAATGGGTTTGGGTTCACATAGTGGTATGACCCCTGATCAGAGTTCATGCGCTTCCGTGCTTTCAGATTAGCATGTGATGCATTAATAAAATGCAGCAACACATGTGCCTGTAAAACGGAACACGTCCGAAGGAGGGTAAATAGTTGCAACCAACCCAAACCAGTGCAATATATTATGGAAGTAGTTTAGGATCCGTGCTTACGTGGAAGGCAGCTTTGAGAATGTCATCTTGCTTTGCTTGGTCCTTGAGCAAAGCATAAACCTTGTCCTTTGCAGGGTTATATGTAACGATGTACCTCTCATCCTGTAATCATATGCATGTCAGAACTTTGCATACTAATCTTTGATAGAACTACAATACAAGGGACGGTAATACCATGGAAGAACACTCAATGGAGTGAACAAGATAGTACCTCAAACAAAGGCCTTGTAGCAACAAATGAAGCAGGTTCCTGAAATGCCTCTCCAAATCTTGATCCTATGAAATTAAAACTGGTCATCAAAAGGTTCTACAGTCAAAATTCATCAACAAATAAATATGATCATAGTTGCAAACCTATGGCCACAGGTTGATGCCTCCAAGGCGGATTAAATATAGTCTCCTCTAAGTTCCCTTCCTTCAATGAAGGAACATGCCCTGCATCGGGAAAATCAGAGACACAAATATAAGACTGGATACTCCTAACTTTCATGGATTTTAAAACTAACTCCATACTTAAATATAATCTGCATACTATATATTATTCAAGAAGTTTTACATTAAAGTTTCTACCCGGTAGAACTCAAGCAGTTTGTGTATTAATGAAATGTCTTCAAACATATTTGGCATTTCTCAAATGTATACACTGTATCCCAAACATGCTGATACCTAATAACCCAAACATGCTATTACGAAACGATGATTGTATGTGATGCGTGCACTATATTTGAGGGGAACTGCCATATGTCCTTTCTTTGACAAACCATGAGAAGATCTGACCAGGAGGAAAGGTTTCTAACAGACAATGCTCACGTACCAGTCTTTATGAAGGAATCCACTGCCACAGTGAATCTTGCCGTATTTAGCGTGTTCAGCACAACAGATCTCACCTGGTAACAGAAATGATATTTGTCTGGTTAGGGGATTAGTTTATCATAGATAATTGGTTATAATAGCAGCAAACAAAAATCAGAAGCAAACCTCCTGATATGAACTAAGCAGATATCCACAAGACAAGACTGCAAATGAAGCCACCAATGATGGATTCCTCTTGGACATTAGAATGCTCATACCAGTACCCAACTTCATAAAAGAGGTAATAAATAAATGTTAGATAGGTAATATATGCACATTTGCATTTTAGATCAGTAATATTCAGAATAATGCAGAAGCCCACAATAAAAAACAGGAGCACTAAATGTAAAATATAAATGGTTACCAGATCAGCAATGTTCCCAACACTTTCTCCTTTAGCAGTAACatctccaatattttctccttttgcATATGCCTTGTAAATCGGTGTGCGGGTTGAGGTCGACGTAACAGCAGCAACATTCTGAATAGAGAAAATATTTTTTGTAAGCCCTTTTGCAAGTAATGAAATAATATGTCATATTGATGCCATAACATGTCACAGTAAGGCACGAGGTCAAACCTTGACAACGTTTGCCATGCAAGCCAACGGTAGGAAAAGTTGAGGGAACGCAGCAGTAGCTAACTCTATCCCAGCTCCTAGTTCCATCATGAGATCCCCAGAAAAGCGGAGCTGTAGTGGATTTTGATTTGAGTGAGTCTACTGAAACCGAAATAAATAAATTCAAGAGCGCTGCAAACCACTGGTTTCAAATATTACACCTGCTTTAGGTCATAATCGAATTTCTTCCCTTGACGCGCGAAAAGCATTTTTCCGACACGCCCAGCACCATCCTGTAGTAACAGAAAACAATATAACTGTTAGACAATAACCAAATAACTAACAGTCAAGGTCTCAAGGATGACCACACCACTGATTGGAAGAAACACTTTACCTTGAGTATCCAGTTAATAGCCACAGCACCAGACGTAGCCCTGCTTTGTGAGACTCCTACGGAGTTTAACAAGGCTCTTGTTGTAAATACACTCATTGCGCCGCCAAAGAAATGCTGAAAGGTCAAAAGCAGGATTAAACAAGATATATTCAAATCTAGTAAATGATGCAACTGAACATAAATCTGATCAATATACCTTCAGTGCCCTCCATGTCATGTATGGAACATATGAAGGAGTCACGCTGTCTGGAAAACCTTCAGGCACAACATATGACCTTATGAAGGACATAATTTCCTGCAATAGCACAGTTACATAGCATCATTATTGTAGTTCATCAAGCTCCCATGATCAATCAACAAGACATTAAAAAACCATGATGTGCCTAGCAACAGTGACTAAAAAATCTCAAGGAGTTTTCGCACCATCTAGCAAGCAACTCTAGTTTCCAAGAGACATCGGCGTCACTTTGTCTGTATATTGCAACTTTGCTCCTGAGCAAAGGCCCTAGACTAGATAGCTCAAATCAAATGTATGGTGAAACAAAGCAACAACGCTAGCATTTCCATGAAAGCAGAAGTTAACCAAATGGAGATAGAAGTGATCACTAAATGATGAAACTTAAAATTATACATTACAGATCAATTAGGGTGAATCACAAATGAACAAGTAGTGAACCAGTCATCACCATATCCACCAGCCTAACATTTCTAATTCAACTAACTGAATCAGCAGCCAGCAAGAGACAAAAAACAACCAACGGCGAGACTACTCCTCCGTTATTCCTCAAGCAAACACATACAGCCTACAATTCTGGATCCGCATCCGCAAAATCGAAAATATCCCCACAACAACCCACGTACAGGTACAATTAACAACGCCTTACCCTAAAAAAGCAATCACGCCTTGACACATCCTAAACAGAACTCGCATCACACCAAATCCAGCAATCCCACTAAATTAGGATCTAGGCATGTGGCGACAGCCACACGCGTGGGCATAGCAATCGCCAATCAAATAGCACCGGTGGTAGAAATTACCTCGGCGGGCGGCAGCGGAGACTGGAGCGGCACGGCCCTGAAGGTGGCCCCCACCGGCGCGGCGGAGCCGCCCCTGGCCCTGGCGCTGACCCTCCCCGTCTTCCCGGCGGAGGACGCGGCGCCCTCGACGACGTAGCTCCACCGCCTGCCCTCCACCTCCTCGAAGCACAGGACCCCGTCCACGGCGGCTGCGGGCGCGGGCGCCGACATCGCCGGCGCCCTCGGGGGCAGCTCGGCGTCCCTGACGGCGCCGCGCACCGCGTCCCTCACGGCAACCCCCTGCGGGGGCAGCGTGATGGTCTGCgtggccgtcgccgccgccgccgccggccgcttgAGCCCCATCGCCGGAGCCATCGCGGTGGTGCGGGGTGGGTGGCTGGGGGGTGAGATTTAGATGGGTTTGCGAGTGGTGAGCGATACAGCGAGGCAGTCTCGCCGAGGAGAGAGAGGGACGACTTTATACCCCCGAGGCCGGGGGAAATACAGGGGAGACTACGCAGCCCAGCACGCCCGCGGACGCTACGTCGCAGCACGGTCCGCCCTGCCGCTGGTATGTGGGGCCGGGCGTGTCCTGCGCCCACACTGTCATTGGGGGAGGAGGAAGCCGGGTGGCCCGTGGACGGGTGGTCGGCTGCTGGTGCCAGCTTGCGCGGGTTGCTACGCGTACCGCTGTGATGCCCCGTCGCCAAGGCAGCGCTGCGGGACCGGATGGTGTGTGGGGCCCTTGTTTCAGTGGCTAACGGATGCCTGTGGGCACGAGGGGTGGGGGGCGGCTGCTGGGCGGTTGGCTGGTGCACCGTTGGaatagagagagggagggagggaggaaatGGTGGGGCTTATATTTGGCTTGTGATATTTGTGCTTCGTTCGATTATTTTTCGTGGCGTCAGGGCGATGTGGTTTGTGAGACGCTGCTCTCAGCAATGGGACGCACCATGTGTAGTTGTTTCGGAGAGACGGAACATGTGCGTCGTTTGGAATTTGTCTTGCTCTTCGGGATTTTTCATAAACCGAGTGTCAGGGCATCTCCAAGCAAATTTTCTCCTGCCTCCATCCGCGGATACGGAAACCGTCTGCGAATAAGGATGCGGAAGGCCGTCATCCAACATTAGTTGCAtacattttgatttttttaataaactagatgaaattcatgcagacatgaccgggtTCCATataacatgacggatttcatacaaacaggAGTAAAACGTTTACATTTCCGACATATTTTAACTAAAAAAGTAAAACTATGTGCACGTACGATTGCGCGGAGCTTCACTCCCACGACACGGATACACTGCAGTAGTCTACGGTCGGCCGCGCCGGATCCCTTTGTCTTTCCCATGTCCGGCAGCTCGCTCACCGGGTTGTCGGGAgacccggaggtatatgcttcagcgcaaagggtGGCTCGCTTCCCCACCGCTCATCGGAGTAGAACCGCCGGCTAATGCTTCAGTCAAGGGGAAGGGGGGCGcctccgcttccgtggagcccatgtctagcctcgtttaaatagagagCGGGCAGGAGAATGCCCGACGTTTGTGTTTAATGTCGGCCCactcatgaacggacatgtggccggagtaggtttctcggcttccacatgggtttaatggaggcgtgttcggccgggcgtgcagcgggcggcgccctcAGCCGGCGCGtcgcttcaatggcggaggcagtgagaggtcgcgcccGCGCTGAGCCGTCTTCAATGTGGAACGGCACGCTCTACAACGGCATGAATGCATGCAGCTAGCGCAGGGCAGGAGGCGCACGcgagaggggggaggggttttgggTGGGTCAGGCGGTCAAAAGCGGGTGTGGGAGTGGTCAGAACTCCCGCAAAGGCCCCCCTCCCACGTTTGTCTCCGATTTGCGGGAGAAATTACGTACGGACTGCGACGCGGACCGATACAggaccgcgttggatggcttccgtgGTCCGGTTAACGCGAACGAGATGTATGCGGGAGGTTGAGGGTCGGCGTTGAAGATACCCTTACTAGAGCATCAAGGTGACGAATAAAGCATGAGGAAATGGGTGTGTGTCGACCGCC
This DNA window, taken from Triticum aestivum cultivar Chinese Spring chromosome 1D, IWGSC CS RefSeq v2.1, whole genome shotgun sequence, encodes the following:
- the LOC123182058 gene encoding protein root UVB sensitive 6, producing the protein MAPAMGLKRPAAAAATATQTITLPPQGVAVRDAVRGAVRDAELPPRAPAMSAPAPAAAVDGVLCFEEVEGRRWSYVVEGAASSAGKTGRVSARARGGSAAPVGATFRAVPLQSPLPPAEEIMSFIRSYVVPEGFPDSVTPSYVPYMTWRALKHFFGGAMSVFTTRALLNSVGVSQSRATSGAVAINWILKDGAGRVGKMLFARQGKKFDYDLKQLRFSGDLMMELGAGIELATAAFPQLFLPLACMANVVKNVAAVTSTSTRTPIYKAYAKGENIGDVTAKGESVGNIADLLGTGMSILMSKRNPSLVASFAVLSCGYLLSSYQEVRSVVLNTLNTARFTVAVDSFIKTGHVPSLKEGNLEETIFNPPWRHQPVAIGSRFGEAFQEPASFVATRPLFEDERYIVTYNPAKDKVYALLKDQAKQDDILKAAFHAHVLLHFINASHANLKARKRMNSDQGSYHYVNPNPLNMDFLAHIEESCKIVTSSYGVFKRKAREQGWIMSDSLLNPGRARLCGVAPQ